The following are from one region of the Bacillus sp. (in: firmicutes) genome:
- a CDS encoding alpha/beta hydrolase, with translation MWKLEVENPRAVFVVVHGAFEHHGRYKWLTEMWKENRMNVVLGDLPGQGTSGRRRGHIDSFNEYIDTISEWVNEAQSYHLPIFLFGHSMGGLAVIRTLQERQLPVKAAVLSSPCLGLTDPPPIGLELASKALNVVAPSIRLASHMGSNIATRNKEMKELDENDSLYVTKVSVRWYRELTKAMQLAVRNIDKVPNIPVLLMQAGVDKIVDKTVVKSWFDKLNVNEKLYKEWPELYHEIFNEPERDEVFKYAKGFVEMQLQKSL, from the coding sequence ATGTGGAAGTTGGAAGTTGAAAATCCTCGTGCAGTTTTTGTCGTTGTTCACGGGGCATTTGAGCATCATGGCCGCTACAAATGGCTTACGGAAATGTGGAAAGAAAACCGCATGAATGTTGTCTTAGGAGATTTGCCAGGGCAAGGCACATCAGGTAGACGGAGAGGACATATTGATTCGTTTAATGAATATATTGATACGATTTCAGAGTGGGTGAACGAAGCGCAAAGCTATCACTTGCCTATCTTTTTATTTGGACATAGTATGGGCGGATTGGCGGTGATTCGGACATTGCAGGAGAGACAGTTACCCGTAAAGGCTGCTGTTCTATCATCTCCGTGTTTAGGGCTTACAGATCCGCCACCTATAGGGCTGGAACTGGCCTCAAAAGCTTTAAATGTCGTTGCTCCATCTATACGACTTGCTTCCCATATGGGGTCAAACATTGCGACGCGAAATAAGGAGATGAAGGAGCTGGATGAAAATGATTCGCTTTACGTTACAAAGGTATCTGTCCGCTGGTACAGGGAGCTTACAAAAGCGATGCAGCTTGCCGTCCGAAATATTGATAAAGTACCTAATATACCTGTTTTGCTTATGCAGGCGGGTGTAGATAAAATTGTTGATAAAACTGTTGTAAAAAGTTGGTTTGATAAATTAAATGTCAATGAAAAGCTTTATAAAGAATGGCCTGAGCTCTATCATGAAATTTTTAATGAACCAGAAAGAGATGAAGTATTTAAGTATGCAAAAGGATTTGTAGAAATGCAATTGCAAAAATCGTTATAG
- a CDS encoding tetraprenyl-beta-curcumene synthase family protein: MKKIYKNVLPKVHFYLNEWKRKASQIPDDELRKQALASIHTKTFHCEGGGIYAILAGQSLDDCIEFIVAYQTISDYLDNLCDRSTSLDPVDFRSLHESMLHALTPGVCIKNYYQHRIEQDDGGYLRSLVETCQQILMRVQHYDKIAPFLHELATYYCDLQVYKHIKKEERVPKLKAWFEQYKNKIPDMAWYEFSACAGSTLGIFCLVAYAFNDDFTDRQVYEIRHALFPYVQGLHILLDYFIDQEEDRNGGDLNFCFYFPSEEVLKARILHFLQQANLHIARLPDEKFHRLINHGLIGLYLSDAKVRNQREVRRARWGILKSSGIVSTFFYLNGRWYRKFFGR; encoded by the coding sequence ATGAAAAAAATATATAAAAATGTATTGCCAAAGGTTCATTTTTATTTAAATGAATGGAAAAGAAAAGCGAGTCAAATACCTGATGATGAGCTTAGAAAGCAGGCTCTTGCTAGTATTCATACGAAAACCTTTCATTGTGAAGGTGGGGGGATTTATGCGATTTTAGCAGGACAATCGTTGGATGACTGCATCGAATTTATTGTAGCCTACCAAACGATTAGCGATTATTTAGATAATTTATGTGACCGTAGCACTTCACTAGATCCTGTTGATTTCAGAAGTCTTCATGAGTCAATGCTCCATGCTTTAACACCTGGTGTATGTATAAAAAACTATTATCAGCATCGGATAGAACAGGATGACGGCGGGTATTTGCGGTCGTTAGTTGAGACATGTCAACAAATTTTGATGAGGGTGCAGCACTATGATAAGATTGCCCCTTTTTTGCATGAACTGGCTACTTATTACTGTGACCTGCAAGTGTATAAACATATAAAAAAAGAAGAAAGAGTACCAAAACTAAAGGCTTGGTTTGAACAATATAAAAATAAAATTCCAGATATGGCATGGTATGAATTTTCTGCTTGTGCTGGCTCAACGCTAGGGATTTTTTGCTTAGTAGCTTATGCATTTAATGATGATTTTACAGATAGGCAAGTATATGAAATAAGGCATGCTTTATTTCCTTATGTTCAAGGTCTTCATATTTTATTAGATTATTTTATCGACCAGGAAGAGGACCGAAATGGCGGGGACTTGAACTTTTGTTTTTATTTTCCAAGCGAGGAAGTATTAAAAGCACGTATACTCCATTTTTTACAACAAGCTAACTTACATATTGCTCGTTTGCCCGATGAAAAATTTCATCGTTTAATTAATCATGGGCTTATTGGTTTATATCTGTCTGATGCAAAAGTGAGAAATCAAAGAGAGGTACGACGTGCAAGGTGGGGGATTTTGAAAAGCAGCGGCATTGTTTCTACCTTTTTTTACTTAAATGGACGCTGGTATCGAAAGTTTTTTGGGCGATGA
- a CDS encoding methyltransferase domain-containing protein — MILKRVLPFAHSLLESAVKAGDVAIDATVGNGHDTELLAKLVGPNGKVYGFDIQAQAMATTQARLKESGLEERVELFLRSHDELENSVPSEHREKLKAAIFNLGYLPGGDKTIVTTADSTINAVKQLLKIMAIEGLIILVIYHGHPEGQLERDQLLEFVETIDQKWAHVLQYRFLNQINHAPFVIAIEKVK; from the coding sequence ATGATTTTAAAAAGAGTTTTGCCATTTGCCCACTCATTACTTGAATCAGCAGTAAAAGCGGGCGATGTTGCCATCGATGCTACTGTAGGAAATGGCCATGATACCGAACTTCTTGCTAAACTAGTCGGCCCTAACGGAAAAGTGTATGGGTTTGATATTCAAGCGCAAGCCATGGCAACTACACAAGCACGACTTAAAGAAAGCGGCCTCGAAGAAAGAGTCGAACTTTTTCTAAGAAGCCATGATGAACTAGAAAACAGCGTTCCAAGTGAACATCGCGAGAAACTAAAAGCAGCTATTTTCAATTTAGGTTATTTACCTGGCGGTGACAAAACAATTGTCACAACAGCAGATTCAACGATTAATGCTGTAAAGCAATTGCTAAAAATTATGGCAATCGAAGGCCTTATTATCCTTGTCATCTATCACGGACATCCTGAAGGGCAATTAGAACGCGATCAGCTTTTGGAATTTGTCGAAACAATTGATCAAAAGTGGGCCCATGTTCTTCAATATCGTTTTTTAAATCAAATCAATCATGCACCATTCGTCATTGCTATCGAAAAAGTTAAATAA
- a CDS encoding TIGR01212 family radical SAM protein (This family includes YhcC from E. coli K-12, an uncharacterized radical SAM protein.) — protein MTKQFPYASDKKRYHTWNYHLRKTFGHKVFKISLDGGFDCPNRDGKVAFGGCTFCSAAGSGDFAGNRADDLVKQFINIKMKMHEKWKDGKYLGYFQAFSNTYAPVDELREKYEMILQQPDVIGLSIATRPDCLPDDVVEYLAELNERTYLWVELGLQTVHETTANLINRAHDYDCYKEGVAKLRKHGIKVCAHIINGLPQETPEMMLETAKEVAKLDIQGIKIHLLHLLKGTPMVKQYEKGLLQFLSFEQYVKLVCDQLEILPAELVIHRITGDGPPDLMIGPMWSLRKWEVLNAIDAELQRRDSWQGKYAVKEGCSS, from the coding sequence ATGACGAAACAGTTCCCTTATGCCTCAGACAAGAAACGTTACCACACATGGAATTATCATTTACGGAAGACGTTTGGACATAAAGTATTTAAGATTTCACTAGATGGCGGCTTTGATTGCCCAAACCGTGATGGAAAAGTTGCTTTTGGTGGCTGTACGTTTTGCAGCGCAGCTGGCTCTGGTGATTTTGCCGGCAACAGGGCAGATGATTTAGTAAAGCAATTTATCAATATAAAAATGAAGATGCATGAAAAATGGAAGGATGGAAAATACCTTGGCTACTTCCAAGCATTTTCAAATACGTATGCTCCTGTAGATGAGCTTCGTGAAAAATACGAAATGATTTTACAACAGCCTGATGTCATTGGCTTATCAATTGCAACAAGACCGGACTGTCTGCCAGATGATGTTGTTGAGTATTTAGCGGAATTAAATGAACGGACTTATTTGTGGGTTGAACTTGGTCTGCAAACTGTACACGAAACAACAGCAAACCTTATTAACCGCGCACATGATTATGACTGTTATAAAGAAGGGGTAGCGAAATTGCGCAAGCATGGGATTAAAGTATGCGCTCATATTATTAACGGTTTGCCGCAAGAAACCCCGGAAATGATGCTGGAAACCGCAAAAGAAGTGGCCAAGCTTGATATCCAAGGCATAAAAATCCATCTCCTTCATTTGCTGAAAGGGACACCAATGGTCAAGCAATATGAAAAAGGACTCTTACAATTTTTATCTTTTGAACAATATGTAAAGTTAGTATGTGATCAATTAGAAATTTTACCAGCTGAACTTGTCATTCACCGTATTACAGGCGACGGGCCGCCAGATTTAATGATTGGGCCAATGTGGAGCCTAAGAAAATGGGAAGTTTTAAATGCAATTGACGCGGAACTACAACGCCGTGATAGCTGGCAGGGCAAATACGCTGTTAAAGAAGGTTGTTCATCATGA
- a CDS encoding YtzC family protein, with product MATRASVDQFVNRAEEACKYALEQLEIANQQEHYNTTEYTNAQRMLNEAYNDLQKLMLSSNKQQKERLYRMQLQINRIQNDLVLDEQNLLM from the coding sequence ATGGCAACACGTGCATCCGTTGATCAATTTGTCAACAGAGCCGAAGAGGCTTGTAAATATGCTTTGGAACAATTAGAAATTGCCAATCAGCAGGAGCATTATAACACGACAGAGTATACAAATGCGCAAAGAATGTTAAACGAGGCCTACAATGATTTACAAAAATTAATGTTAAGCTCTAATAAGCAACAAAAGGAACGCTTATACAGGATGCAATTACAAATTAATCGCATCCAAAATGATTTAGTTTTAGACGAGCAAAACTTATTAATGTAA
- a CDS encoding leucine--tRNA ligase — MSFDHKIIEKKWQTYWEENKTFKTTEEKDQPKFYALDMFPYPSGAGLHVGHPEGYTATDILSRMKRMQGYNVLHPMGWDAFGLPAEQYALDTGNDPAEFTAKNINTFKRQIKSLGFSYDWDREINTTDPDYYKWTQWIFLKLYEKGLAYVDEVPVNWCPALGTVLANEEVIDGKSERGGHPVERKPMRQWMLKITAYADRLLEDLEELDWPESIKDMQRNWIGRSEGAEIMFEIEGIDKTFEVFTTRPDTIFGATYAVLAPEHPLVPEITKPEQKAAIEAYLEQIKSKSDLERTDLAKEKTGVFTGAYAINPVNQEKMPIWIADYVLMGYGSGAIMAVPAHDERDYEFAVKFELPIKEVVAGGEVSKEAYTGDGVHVNSAFLNGLNKEEGIKKAIEWFEGNGKGKKKISYRLRDWLFSRQRYWGEPIPVIHWEDGTTTTVREEELPLILPKTDNIKPSGTGESPLAIIEDWVNVVDHETGKKGRRETNTMPQWAGSCWYFLRFIDPTNSEHLADPEKLKQWLPIDIYIGGAEHAVLHLLYARFWYKFLYDIGVVPTKEPFQKLFNQGMILGENNEKMSKSKGNVVNPDDIIESHGADTLRLYEMFMGPLDASIAWSTNGLDGARRFLDRIWRLFVTDDGTLNAKITENGESKSLERVYHQTVKKVTDDYEHLRFNVAISQMMVFINDAYKAETLPLDYMKGFVKLLSPIAPHVAEELWEKLGASKGSISFEAWPSYDESKLVEDEVEIVVQLNGKVRTKLLIPKDATKELMEEIAMNDEKVKEDLGGKTVRKVIAVPGKLVNIVAN; from the coding sequence ATGTCATTTGATCATAAGATAATCGAAAAGAAATGGCAAACATATTGGGAAGAAAATAAAACGTTTAAAACAACAGAAGAGAAGGATCAGCCTAAATTTTATGCTTTGGATATGTTTCCATATCCGTCTGGTGCTGGTCTCCATGTTGGGCATCCAGAAGGTTACACGGCAACCGATATTCTTTCAAGAATGAAGCGGATGCAAGGTTACAATGTCCTCCATCCAATGGGCTGGGATGCATTCGGTCTTCCAGCAGAGCAGTATGCGTTAGATACAGGAAATGATCCGGCTGAATTTACAGCGAAAAATATTAATACATTTAAAAGACAAATTAAATCACTTGGATTTTCCTATGATTGGGACCGTGAAATTAATACAACAGACCCTGATTATTATAAATGGACACAATGGATTTTTCTAAAGCTGTATGAGAAAGGGCTGGCCTATGTTGATGAAGTACCAGTGAACTGGTGCCCTGCTCTAGGAACCGTCTTAGCGAACGAAGAAGTAATTGATGGGAAAAGTGAGCGCGGTGGACATCCTGTCGAGAGAAAGCCAATGAGACAATGGATGTTAAAAATTACTGCTTATGCGGATCGTCTCCTTGAAGATTTAGAAGAACTTGATTGGCCTGAAAGTATTAAAGATATGCAGCGAAATTGGATTGGCCGTTCTGAAGGTGCGGAAATTATGTTTGAAATCGAAGGCATCGATAAAACTTTTGAAGTCTTTACAACAAGACCAGATACAATATTTGGAGCTACCTATGCTGTACTTGCGCCAGAGCACCCACTAGTTCCTGAAATTACAAAGCCTGAGCAAAAAGCAGCGATTGAAGCCTATCTTGAGCAAATTAAATCAAAGAGCGACCTTGAAAGAACCGATTTAGCGAAAGAAAAAACAGGTGTGTTTACAGGTGCCTATGCAATCAATCCAGTAAATCAAGAAAAAATGCCAATCTGGATTGCTGACTATGTATTAATGGGTTATGGCTCAGGTGCAATCATGGCGGTGCCTGCCCATGATGAACGCGACTATGAATTTGCTGTGAAATTTGAATTGCCGATTAAAGAAGTTGTAGCAGGTGGAGAGGTTTCAAAAGAAGCTTATACAGGTGATGGCGTTCATGTAAATTCAGCCTTCTTGAATGGTTTAAATAAAGAAGAAGGAATTAAAAAGGCAATTGAATGGTTTGAGGGCAACGGTAAAGGTAAGAAGAAGATTTCATACCGCCTGCGCGACTGGTTATTCAGCCGCCAACGCTATTGGGGTGAGCCGATTCCAGTTATCCATTGGGAAGATGGAACAACTACAACTGTACGAGAAGAAGAATTGCCTTTAATTCTTCCAAAAACAGACAATATTAAACCATCAGGTACAGGTGAATCACCGCTCGCCATTATTGAAGATTGGGTAAATGTTGTTGACCATGAAACAGGTAAAAAGGGTCGTCGTGAAACAAATACGATGCCGCAATGGGCTGGTAGTTGCTGGTATTTCTTGCGTTTTATTGATCCAACAAACAGCGAGCATCTTGCAGACCCTGAAAAATTAAAGCAATGGCTGCCAATCGATATTTATATCGGCGGTGCAGAGCATGCTGTATTGCACTTATTATACGCTCGTTTTTGGTATAAATTCCTATATGATATTGGTGTTGTTCCTACGAAAGAGCCATTCCAAAAGCTATTCAACCAAGGAATGATTCTTGGGGAAAATAACGAAAAAATGAGTAAATCAAAAGGAAATGTTGTCAATCCTGATGATATTATTGAAAGCCATGGTGCCGATACGCTTCGCCTCTATGAAATGTTTATGGGTCCATTAGATGCATCAATTGCTTGGTCTACAAATGGACTTGATGGTGCCCGTCGTTTCTTAGATCGGATTTGGCGCTTATTTGTGACAGATGACGGAACATTAAATGCGAAAATCACTGAAAATGGGGAGTCAAAGTCTTTAGAGCGCGTTTATCATCAAACAGTGAAAAAGGTTACAGATGATTATGAACACTTGCGCTTCAATGTGGCAATTTCACAAATGATGGTATTTATTAATGATGCCTATAAAGCGGAAACATTGCCGCTCGACTATATGAAAGGCTTTGTAAAATTATTATCTCCTATAGCTCCACATGTAGCGGAGGAGCTTTGGGAAAAACTTGGGGCTAGTAAAGGTTCGATTAGCTTTGAAGCTTGGCCAAGCTATGATGAATCGAAGCTTGTGGAGGATGAAGTTGAGATTGTTGTCCAGCTTAATGGCAAAGTTCGTACAAAACTATTAATTCCGAAAGATGCTACGAAGGAATTAATGGAAGAAATAGCTATGAATGATGAAAAAGTAAAAGAAGACCTCGGAGGCAAAACAGTTCGCAAAGTAATTGCTGTTCCAGGGAAATTAGTGAATATCGTAGCTAACTAG
- a CDS encoding HAMP domain-containing protein produces MKSIQFRILAAFLLVSLVPLSALTIYMFNSMEEQLILKEKESMTEVVSETGKRMDQWLEKQMEMLNLLAKTKEIKSENIDEMLPIMAEFKSGSSVFETAFYVKPDGYVFAHTTQSSIGSNYADRTYIQKALKGEANFSDVLVSKATGNPIVVIATPVTKDGEIVGVLASSINFNEFVVEFTAQGDQIGEMYLIDNLNVVRMSSNNKEFIGKNIDEISFNPEIKNVLANKADMPKVFDVISKAVEEFIFYAPVSKMDFGIYWSVHKADVVSIFKPIKIKMLMPMLATSLFVVIIAFILAKGITRPLKIMVDRIKDVAHGDGDLTKRLEANSLTEINQLSQNINAFIENIHGIVARTLETVAKMDQTMREVNQVVEQSEKHTYEIHKVIDDVNRDFSIQADNTQNASNAVEEIAIGINRIAENAGRVSEYSVQANIESKNGNDTIVKAMEQMQLVSDYVAESSEKIKSLGEKSNDISNIVAVITDIAEQTNLLALNAAIEAARAGEHGKGFAVVAEEVRKLADQSKQSADDIIALIASIQVDAEASVTSMEIVSKETNNGLSLVEDAGSVFSTILERMQNVANDIQEVSAAAEEITAGTEEASASIQGVSLTAEHTKEKSNNMKLSIEEESKIMLQLSSAVDSLEEVGTELKAAINRFKV; encoded by the coding sequence ATGAAATCAATACAGTTCCGGATATTAGCGGCGTTTTTACTTGTAAGCTTGGTACCACTTAGCGCTTTAACAATTTACATGTTTAATAGTATGGAAGAACAGTTGATTTTAAAAGAAAAAGAATCAATGACAGAGGTCGTTTCCGAAACGGGAAAACGGATGGACCAATGGTTAGAAAAGCAAATGGAAATGCTTAATTTATTAGCAAAAACAAAAGAAATAAAATCTGAAAATATTGATGAAATGCTACCGATTATGGCGGAGTTTAAATCGGGTTCATCAGTTTTTGAAACAGCCTTTTACGTAAAACCTGATGGTTACGTTTTTGCCCATACTACACAATCAAGTATTGGCAGTAATTATGCAGACCGTACATATATTCAAAAGGCTTTAAAAGGGGAAGCAAATTTCTCTGATGTCCTTGTTTCAAAGGCAACTGGAAATCCAATCGTTGTGATTGCAACCCCTGTTACAAAAGATGGGGAAATTGTCGGTGTATTAGCAAGTAGTATTAATTTTAATGAATTTGTTGTTGAGTTTACAGCACAAGGCGACCAAATTGGTGAAATGTATTTAATTGACAACTTAAATGTTGTAAGAATGTCTTCAAATAATAAGGAATTTATTGGAAAAAATATCGATGAAATTTCTTTTAACCCAGAAATTAAGAATGTGTTAGCAAATAAGGCTGATATGCCAAAGGTTTTTGATGTCATTAGCAAGGCGGTTGAAGAGTTTATTTTTTATGCTCCTGTCTCAAAAATGGATTTTGGAATTTACTGGAGTGTACACAAAGCTGATGTTGTCTCTATTTTCAAGCCAATTAAAATAAAAATGCTGATGCCAATGCTTGCAACATCTCTATTCGTGGTCATTATTGCTTTTATCCTTGCAAAAGGTATTACGCGACCATTAAAGATTATGGTTGATAGAATTAAAGATGTGGCCCATGGGGATGGGGATTTAACAAAACGATTGGAAGCCAATTCTTTAACAGAAATAAATCAATTATCACAAAATATAAACGCGTTTATTGAAAATATCCATGGCATCGTTGCGAGAACATTAGAAACAGTTGCGAAGATGGACCAAACAATGCGGGAAGTAAATCAAGTTGTTGAACAGTCGGAAAAACATACATATGAAATTCATAAAGTGATTGACGATGTGAACCGGGATTTTAGTATTCAAGCTGATAATACACAAAATGCCTCCAACGCTGTAGAGGAAATTGCTATCGGAATAAACCGAATTGCAGAAAATGCAGGGAGGGTTAGTGAGTATTCAGTTCAAGCAAATATAGAATCAAAAAACGGAAATGACACAATCGTGAAGGCAATGGAGCAAATGCAATTAGTTTCAGATTATGTTGCAGAGTCATCAGAAAAAATTAAATCGCTAGGTGAAAAATCGAACGATATTTCTAATATCGTCGCGGTAATTACCGATATCGCCGAACAAACGAATTTATTAGCTTTAAATGCAGCAATTGAGGCAGCACGAGCAGGTGAACATGGCAAAGGCTTTGCGGTTGTTGCTGAAGAAGTGCGGAAGCTAGCTGATCAATCAAAACAATCAGCAGATGATATTATTGCGTTGATTGCTAGTATTCAAGTTGATGCGGAAGCTTCTGTGACATCTATGGAAATTGTCTCAAAAGAAACAAATAATGGCTTAAGTCTAGTTGAAGATGCGGGTAGCGTATTTTCAACTATACTAGAACGAATGCAAAATGTTGCAAATGACATTCAGGAAGTAAGTGCCGCAGCAGAGGAAATAACAGCTGGTACAGAGGAAGCATCAGCAAGTATACAAGGAGTATCACTAACGGCAGAGCACACAAAAGAAAAATCAAACAATATGAAATTATCAATAGAAGAAGAGTCAAAAATAATGTTGCAGCTAAGTTCAGCCGTTGATTCATTAGAAGAAGTAGGTACAGAATTAAAGGCTGCTATTAATCGGTTTAAAGTTTAG
- a CDS encoding NAD(P)/FAD-dependent oxidoreductase: protein MNNYDVVVIGGGPSGLMAAIAAGEQKCKVLLLDKGENLGQKLAISGGGRCNVTNRLPVDEIIKHIPGNGRFLYSAFSEFNNLDIIRFFENLGVKLKEEDHGRMFPASDKAQSVIDTLIGQLKKLHVDIQTKAAVKELLYDESKVVGIKLQNGTVIQAKAIVVAVGGKSVPHTGSTGDGYAWAKKAGHTVTDLYPTEVPLTSAENFIKNKVLQGLSLRDVAISVLNPKGKPIVTHQMDMIFTHFGLSGPAILRCSQFVVKALQKYKTEEIIISIDCFPNENEETLLQQVMKSLKSDPKKAVKNVLKGLVPERFLLFLLEKNNIDETVTYANLANDKLRGFIKDLKRFEVKVNGTLPIEKAFVTGGGVSVKEIHPKEMSSKIMKGLYFCGEILDIHGYTGGFNITAALVTGRLAGLNAGKLVKSK from the coding sequence ATGAACAATTATGATGTGGTTGTCATTGGGGGCGGACCTTCTGGGTTGATGGCAGCGATTGCTGCTGGAGAACAAAAATGCAAGGTGCTATTGCTTGATAAAGGAGAAAACTTAGGGCAAAAGCTTGCCATTTCCGGCGGTGGGCGCTGTAATGTCACAAATCGGCTTCCAGTAGATGAAATTATTAAACATATCCCAGGAAATGGCCGTTTTTTATATAGCGCCTTTTCCGAATTTAATAATCTTGATATCATTCGTTTTTTTGAAAATCTAGGGGTGAAATTAAAAGAGGAAGATCATGGACGGATGTTTCCTGCTTCGGATAAAGCGCAATCTGTCATAGATACGCTTATTGGCCAATTAAAAAAGCTGCATGTTGATATTCAAACAAAAGCTGCTGTAAAGGAATTACTATACGACGAAAGCAAGGTTGTTGGCATCAAATTACAAAATGGAACGGTCATTCAGGCAAAGGCCATCGTTGTTGCTGTCGGTGGAAAATCCGTCCCACATACTGGCTCAACAGGGGATGGCTATGCATGGGCAAAGAAGGCAGGCCATACCGTAACAGACCTTTATCCTACAGAGGTGCCATTAACATCTGCTGAAAACTTCATCAAAAATAAAGTTTTACAAGGACTTTCACTTCGTGATGTTGCCATTTCTGTTTTAAATCCAAAAGGCAAACCGATTGTTACCCATCAGATGGATATGATTTTTACCCACTTCGGCTTATCAGGGCCAGCCATCTTACGCTGTAGCCAATTTGTTGTAAAAGCTTTGCAAAAATATAAAACGGAAGAAATTATCATTTCAATTGATTGCTTTCCAAATGAAAATGAGGAAACGCTATTGCAGCAAGTGATGAAATCACTAAAATCCGATCCAAAAAAAGCTGTTAAAAATGTTTTAAAAGGTCTAGTTCCTGAGCGTTTTTTATTATTTTTGCTGGAGAAAAATAATATCGACGAGACTGTCACATATGCCAATCTTGCAAATGATAAGCTGCGTGGATTTATAAAAGATTTAAAAAGATTTGAAGTAAAAGTAAATGGAACCTTGCCAATTGAAAAAGCGTTCGTAACTGGAGGGGGCGTTTCTGTCAAAGAAATTCATCCTAAAGAGATGTCATCCAAAATTATGAAAGGTCTTTATTTTTGCGGTGAAATTTTAGATATCCATGGCTATACAGGCGGATTTAATATTACAGCTGCATTAGTAACAGGCAGGCTTGCTGGGCTTAATGCTGGAAAACTGGTCAAAAGCAAATAG